Proteins found in one Bartonella krasnovii genomic segment:
- the pepN gene encoding aminopeptidase N, translating into MEQPVTSIYRLEDYQPTPYAIPKTQLFFQLAPTKTYITAILSIEPRHETKELIPLVLSGDDLTLISVAINGQILAPNTYKVTPSRLEITTPPAAPFTLKLVTEVNPESNRQLMGLYLSNGVYCTQCESEGFRRMTYFYDRPDVLSTYKVKIEADSQTIPILLSNGNLVETGTLENNRHFAVWEDPYPKPSYLFALVGGDLDKLEDHFTTASGRRVELGIYVEKGKTKRAAYAMDALKRSMRWDEQCFGREYDLDVFNIVAVSDFNMGAMENKGLNIFNDKYVLVDPETATDQDYRNVERVIAHEYFHNWSGNRVTCRDWFQLCLKEGFTVYRDQEFSSDQNVRSLQRIEDVKTLKATQFAEDAGPLAHPVRPRQYSQINNFYTTTVYEKGAEVVRMIRTILGPSLFRKGTDLYFQRHDGQACTIEDFITCFAEVSGRDFSQFMLWYEQAGTPNVEIDSHYHDGVLTIHAKQHIPATPQQNTKKPMLLPIAFGLLGSNGKNLAYEAETDIQSDVMLLSKESQTFTLKGLREKPVLSLLRDFSAPIILHTPFNESELIFLAQHDDNHINRWQSLNQLMTQALIESIQDKTQAKATFPPALLKLIETILTDESLEPEFRAFCLNLPSEVELAHTIGKNVDPDRIHYVRNQFLASLAQNHQELLARFYEQMQTQEPYSPNTEQAGKRAFKNIILDYLSIAEAVPNRAATQYARADNMTDRMASIAILVKHFNESEQAQNALNDFENRYRHDPLVMDKWFSIQAIVAGASTLENVQKLMQHPLFSKDNPNRVRSLIGVFASHNPTGFNRMDGASYHFLCQIILEIDKKNPQLASRLLTMMRSWRQLEPIRQQKLETELKTIAAAPKLSSDVADIINRLLT; encoded by the coding sequence ATGGAACAGCCAGTAACATCTATTTATCGTTTGGAAGACTACCAGCCAACCCCTTACGCTATCCCCAAAACACAACTTTTTTTCCAATTGGCACCAACAAAAACCTATATTACAGCTATATTGTCTATTGAACCCCGTCACGAAACAAAAGAATTAATACCTCTTGTACTTTCAGGCGATGATCTTACTTTAATTTCTGTTGCAATTAATGGTCAAATATTAGCTCCAAACACTTATAAAGTTACCCCTTCACGTTTAGAAATTACCACACCACCAGCAGCTCCCTTTACATTGAAATTGGTTACGGAAGTCAATCCTGAAAGCAACCGCCAACTTATGGGGCTTTATCTTTCAAATGGTGTTTATTGCACACAATGCGAATCAGAAGGTTTTCGTCGTATGACTTACTTTTACGACCGTCCAGATGTTCTTTCTACCTATAAAGTGAAAATTGAAGCAGACTCTCAAACAATCCCAATCTTACTTTCAAACGGTAATCTCGTGGAAACAGGAACTTTAGAGAATAATCGCCATTTTGCCGTTTGGGAAGATCCTTATCCCAAGCCATCTTATCTCTTTGCTTTGGTAGGTGGTGATCTTGATAAGTTAGAAGACCATTTTACAACTGCATCTGGACGACGTGTCGAGCTTGGTATTTATGTAGAAAAAGGAAAAACTAAACGCGCTGCTTATGCAATGGATGCGCTCAAACGTTCCATGCGTTGGGATGAGCAATGTTTCGGGCGCGAATATGATCTTGATGTTTTCAATATTGTTGCTGTTTCAGACTTTAACATGGGAGCAATGGAAAACAAAGGTCTTAACATTTTTAATGATAAATATGTTCTTGTCGATCCTGAAACAGCAACCGATCAGGATTATAGAAATGTTGAACGCGTCATTGCTCATGAGTATTTCCATAATTGGAGCGGTAATCGTGTTACCTGTCGCGATTGGTTTCAACTCTGCTTAAAAGAAGGATTCACTGTTTATCGTGATCAAGAGTTTTCATCAGATCAAAATGTACGCAGCCTACAGCGAATTGAAGATGTAAAAACATTAAAGGCTACGCAATTTGCTGAAGATGCAGGGCCTCTTGCTCATCCTGTCCGTCCTCGTCAATATAGCCAAATTAATAATTTTTACACCACAACGGTTTACGAAAAAGGTGCTGAAGTTGTCCGCATGATACGAACGATTTTAGGCCCCTCTCTATTTCGTAAAGGCACGGATCTTTATTTTCAACGTCATGATGGACAAGCTTGTACCATTGAAGATTTTATCACCTGTTTTGCTGAAGTATCTGGCCGTGATTTTTCTCAATTCATGCTGTGGTATGAACAAGCTGGAACCCCCAACGTAGAAATCGACAGTCATTATCATGATGGTGTTTTAACAATTCATGCAAAGCAACATATTCCCGCAACCCCACAACAAAATACAAAGAAGCCTATGCTTCTTCCTATTGCATTTGGCTTATTAGGATCTAATGGAAAAAACCTCGCTTATGAAGCAGAGACAGATATTCAATCAGATGTTATGCTATTATCCAAAGAAAGCCAAACCTTTACATTAAAAGGCTTGCGTGAAAAACCCGTTTTATCACTGCTGCGTGATTTTTCTGCGCCAATCATTCTACACACGCCATTCAATGAAAGCGAACTTATTTTTCTTGCACAACATGATGATAATCATATTAATCGCTGGCAGTCTCTTAATCAATTAATGACACAAGCTTTGATTGAAAGTATTCAAGATAAAACACAAGCAAAAGCAACATTCCCCCCTGCTTTGCTAAAGCTGATTGAAACGATCCTAACAGATGAAAGCTTAGAGCCTGAATTTCGTGCTTTCTGTTTGAATTTACCAAGTGAGGTTGAACTTGCTCATACAATCGGTAAAAATGTTGACCCAGATCGTATTCATTATGTTCGCAATCAGTTTTTAGCTTCACTTGCACAAAATCATCAAGAGCTCTTAGCAAGGTTCTATGAACAAATGCAAACCCAAGAGCCCTATTCACCAAATACTGAACAAGCTGGAAAGCGAGCATTCAAGAATATCATACTGGATTATCTTTCCATTGCTGAGGCTGTCCCAAACCGCGCTGCGACACAATATGCAAGAGCTGATAATATGACTGACCGAATGGCGAGTATTGCTATTCTCGTAAAGCATTTTAATGAAAGTGAGCAGGCACAAAATGCTTTAAATGATTTTGAAAACCGCTATCGGCATGACCCTTTGGTCATGGATAAATGGTTTTCTATTCAAGCAATAGTTGCTGGCGCATCAACACTCGAGAATGTTCAAAAGCTCATGCAACACCCCTTATTTTCAAAGGATAACCCTAATCGTGTACGGTCCTTGATCGGTGTCTTTGCCTCTCATAACCCCACAGGTTTCAATAGAATGGATGGAGCATCTTATCATTTTCTTTGCCAAATCATTTTAGAAATTGACAAAAAAAATCCACAGCTTGCTTCACGATTATTAACCATGATGCGTTCTTGGCGGCAATTAGAACCCATTCGACAACAAAAACTTGAAACTGAATTAAAAACAATCGCTGCTGCGCCAAAATTATCAAGTGATGTCGCTGATATCATCAATCGTCTGCTTACTTGA
- a CDS encoding uracil-DNA glycosylase gives MLNQTPCSISYEELLNFYKESGADAVLTDLPVDRFKQSACSERKLAPVVNISHNQQTSPKTSPTIKLDHHPLHNLRAIQNESTAIESAKNAKTLDELKSALLAFNGCSLKLTAKNTCFSDGTAGSPLMLIGEAPGREEDIQGLPFVGKAGILLNKILASIGLTRNNVYIANTIPWRPPGNRTPTPREIALCRPFIERHIYLARPRVLIALGGVAAQFLTGSQSGIIRTRGKWHIYESEDNIKIPVMPTFHPAYLLRTPSQKKLTWIDFLEVKNRLDNLF, from the coding sequence ATGTTAAACCAAACGCCGTGCTCAATTTCCTATGAAGAACTCTTAAACTTTTATAAAGAGAGTGGTGCGGATGCTGTTCTGACAGATTTACCGGTTGATCGTTTTAAGCAGTCTGCTTGTTCAGAGAGAAAATTAGCACCTGTTGTGAACATTTCTCATAATCAACAAACATCCCCCAAAACATCTCCAACCATAAAATTAGATCATCATCCACTCCATAACTTGAGGGCTATACAAAACGAATCTACGGCTATAGAGAGTGCCAAAAATGCAAAGACACTTGATGAATTAAAGTCTGCTCTTCTTGCATTTAATGGCTGTTCATTAAAATTAACAGCCAAAAACACCTGTTTTTCAGATGGAACAGCAGGAAGCCCTTTGATGCTTATAGGCGAAGCTCCAGGAAGAGAAGAGGATATACAAGGACTTCCTTTTGTAGGAAAAGCAGGGATATTATTGAATAAAATCCTCGCATCAATTGGCTTAACAAGAAATAATGTATACATCGCCAATACTATTCCTTGGCGTCCACCAGGAAATCGTACACCAACACCAAGAGAAATTGCCTTGTGCCGCCCTTTTATTGAACGGCACATTTATTTAGCACGTCCTCGTGTGCTTATAGCACTGGGAGGCGTTGCTGCACAGTTTCTAACCGGATCTCAAAGTGGGATTATTCGAACACGAGGGAAATGGCATATTTATGAAAGTGAGGATAATATAAAAATACCTGTTATGCCAACTTTCCATCCTGCTTACCTTCTTAGAACCCCTAGTCAAAAGAAGCTTACATGGATAGACTTCTTAGAAGTAAAAAATCGCCTCGATAACCTTTTTTAA
- a CDS encoding hydroxymethylpyrimidine/phosphomethylpyrimidine kinase — MALTPSILIVAGTDPTGGAGIVRDIETATYFHIKANLAITCVNVQDDYHVAEIVPMSERLVAAQMRSALEAHPVSAIKIGMTGNQAIIAAICNVLKDYPHIPVILDPVLVASSGGKLTTEKIIEIMINQLLPYVTLLTPNRNELALLSQTPLASHHEETIQQAKKLLSLGARSILVKGGHAEGPLAIDSFIDKVEVINISAPRLKGTMRGTGCILSSAIAAHLALNESLISAVKKAKAYTHTLLSTHCKNSF, encoded by the coding sequence ATGGCGTTGACACCTTCTATTCTTATTGTGGCTGGCACTGACCCAACAGGAGGTGCTGGCATTGTCCGTGATATAGAAACAGCAACATATTTTCACATCAAAGCCAATTTAGCCATTACCTGTGTCAATGTACAAGATGATTATCACGTTGCTGAAATTGTTCCAATGAGTGAAAGACTCGTTGCCGCACAAATGCGCAGTGCTCTAGAAGCCCATCCAGTCAGTGCAATAAAAATTGGCATGACAGGAAATCAAGCAATTATAGCAGCAATTTGTAATGTGCTTAAAGATTATCCCCATATTCCCGTTATTCTTGATCCTGTACTGGTTGCCTCATCAGGAGGAAAACTAACTACGGAAAAAATCATAGAAATTATGATCAATCAGCTTCTCCCATATGTTACTCTTTTAACACCCAATAGAAATGAACTCGCTCTTCTTAGTCAAACCCCACTGGCATCTCATCATGAAGAGACAATACAACAAGCAAAAAAACTTTTGTCATTGGGCGCTCGTTCTATTTTAGTAAAAGGGGGGCATGCCGAAGGACCTCTTGCAATTGATAGCTTCATTGACAAAGTGGAAGTTATCAATATTTCTGCTCCACGTTTAAAAGGAACAATGCGTGGAACAGGGTGTATTCTCTCAAGTGCTATTGCAGCCCATTTAGCACTCAATGAATCACTTATTTCAGCTGTAAAAAAAGCAAAAGCATACACCCACACATTGCTTTCAACCCATTGTAAAAATAGTTTTTAA
- a CDS encoding thiamine phosphate synthase: MKLDPFYLIVDNADWVEHLVPLGVKLIQLRMKNKDLQTISQHIRRAKNICDQWGAQLIINDHWRIAIDEKCDFIHLGQEDLRNADLLTIRRNGIRLGLSTHDNQELDIALSAHPDYIALGPIYPTILKEMKWKPQGLEKIKQWKQQIGTLPLVGIGGLTPERAVGVLKAGANSAAVVTDIILHKKPEQRVKQWIKVTQAWR; encoded by the coding sequence ATGAAATTGGATCCATTCTACCTCATCGTTGACAATGCTGATTGGGTTGAACACTTAGTTCCTCTTGGTGTCAAACTCATACAATTGCGTATGAAAAACAAAGACCTTCAAACAATCAGTCAACATATTAGGCGTGCAAAAAACATCTGTGATCAATGGGGGGCACAGTTAATTATTAATGATCATTGGCGTATAGCCATTGATGAAAAATGCGATTTTATTCATCTTGGACAAGAAGATCTACGTAATGCTGATCTTCTTACAATTCGTAGAAATGGGATAAGACTTGGTCTTAGCACCCATGATAACCAAGAATTGGATATAGCACTCTCTGCTCACCCTGACTATATTGCTCTTGGTCCTATTTATCCAACAATTTTAAAAGAAATGAAATGGAAGCCTCAAGGATTAGAAAAAATCAAACAATGGAAACAGCAGATTGGTACTTTACCTTTAGTCGGCATTGGCGGATTAACACCAGAACGCGCGGTTGGTGTTTTGAAAGCAGGGGCCAATAGTGCTGCTGTTGTGACCGATATTATCCTCCATAAAAAACCTGAACAGCGTGTAAAGCAATGGATAAAGGTGACACAAGCATGGCGTTGA
- a CDS encoding thiazole synthase: MLNLYGREFSSRLMLGTAQYPSPAILRDAICKSGTEIITVSLRRESAGEKQGGQFWQFLQELDITILPNTAGCYTVKEAVTTAHLARDLFKTSWIKLEIIGNHDTLQPNVFSLIEAAKILNSEDFKIFAYTTDDLIVAEKLLDVGCQVIMPWCAPIGSAKGPHNIDGLRSIRAYLPDTTLVIDAGIGRPSHAAVTMELGYDAVLLNTAVAKAGNPVLMAEAFSKAIQAGRMGYKAGLLEARNVAVPSTPVIGKAVF, from the coding sequence ATGTTGAATCTTTATGGACGTGAATTTTCATCCCGTCTTATGTTAGGTACAGCACAATATCCCTCCCCTGCAATTCTGCGTGATGCTATTTGTAAATCTGGTACAGAAATTATAACCGTTTCACTACGTCGAGAAAGCGCAGGGGAAAAACAAGGGGGGCAGTTTTGGCAATTTCTTCAAGAGCTCGATATAACGATACTTCCCAATACCGCAGGCTGTTACACTGTTAAAGAAGCGGTGACGACAGCCCATTTAGCACGAGACCTCTTTAAAACCTCTTGGATTAAACTCGAAATTATTGGTAATCACGATACCTTACAGCCCAATGTTTTTTCTTTAATTGAAGCAGCAAAAATTTTAAACAGTGAAGATTTTAAAATCTTTGCCTATACAACTGATGATCTCATTGTGGCTGAAAAGCTTCTCGATGTTGGATGCCAAGTCATTATGCCTTGGTGCGCTCCTATTGGCTCTGCTAAAGGCCCTCATAATATCGATGGACTGCGTTCTATTCGTGCTTACCTTCCTGATACCACTCTTGTGATTGATGCTGGCATTGGGCGTCCATCCCACGCGGCTGTTACTATGGAACTGGGCTATGACGCAGTGCTTCTTAACACCGCAGTTGCTAAAGCAGGTAATCCTGTTTTAATGGCTGAAGCATTTTCTAAAGCTATTCAGGCAGGGCGTATGGGATATAAAGCAGGACTTCTCGAAGCACGCAACGTAGCGGTTCCTTCAACACCCGTTATTGGTAAAGCGGTATTTTGA
- the thiS gene encoding sulfur carrier protein ThiS has protein sequence MQIFVNGEKIQTEATSLNLLLVELGYEGNWLATAVNAEVVPVSERSQFVLHEGDKIEVLSPMQGG, from the coding sequence ATGCAAATTTTTGTTAATGGTGAAAAAATTCAAACAGAAGCCACTTCTCTCAATCTCTTACTTGTAGAATTGGGGTATGAAGGAAATTGGCTCGCAACTGCTGTTAATGCGGAAGTTGTTCCTGTAAGTGAGCGAAGCCAATTTGTCTTGCATGAGGGAGATAAAATTGAAGTTTTAAGCCCAATGCAAGGAGGCTAA
- the thiO gene encoding glycine oxidase ThiO, producing the protein MKNILIKGAGVGGLTVAFMLQQKGAHVTVSASPASPIGTASWYAGGMLAPYCERENAEQIVEDLGVQAIQWWCKIFPDLVIQKGTLVVAPARDKVELERFSARTHHHRIINGEEIERLEPDLAERFNHALFYENEAHLDPRKALIALKENLIKNGACFVNVKTSEINFDMIIDATGIARLGKDKNIRGVRGEMLLIRCRDIKLSRPIRLLHPRIPLYIVPRQDNIFMIGATMIESNFDGAISVRSMMELLNAAYTLHPAFAEAEIVESGVGVRPAYPDNFPSVYKYGNHISINGFYRHGFLLSPEMAKRAVKLALE; encoded by the coding sequence TTGAAGAATATTCTTATCAAAGGTGCGGGGGTCGGTGGTTTAACGGTTGCTTTTATGTTACAACAAAAAGGAGCTCATGTTACTGTATCGGCCTCTCCTGCTTCTCCTATAGGAACGGCAAGTTGGTATGCAGGAGGAATGCTAGCGCCTTATTGTGAAAGAGAAAATGCTGAGCAAATAGTTGAAGATCTTGGTGTACAAGCCATACAATGGTGGTGCAAAATATTTCCAGATCTTGTTATACAAAAAGGAACTTTAGTTGTCGCACCAGCACGAGATAAGGTAGAACTCGAACGATTTTCAGCGCGGACACATCATCATAGAATTATAAACGGTGAAGAAATAGAGCGTCTTGAACCCGATCTTGCAGAACGTTTTAACCATGCGCTTTTTTATGAAAATGAAGCCCATCTTGATCCTCGTAAAGCACTCATTGCTTTAAAAGAAAACCTGATAAAAAACGGTGCATGTTTTGTTAATGTCAAAACATCTGAAATAAATTTTGATATGATCATTGATGCAACAGGTATAGCCCGTTTGGGAAAAGACAAAAATATCCGCGGTGTTCGAGGTGAAATGCTGCTCATACGCTGTAGGGATATTAAACTTTCTCGCCCAATTCGTCTTCTTCATCCACGCATCCCACTCTACATTGTTCCGCGACAAGATAATATTTTTATGATTGGCGCAACGATGATTGAAAGTAACTTTGATGGTGCCATCTCCGTGAGATCAATGATGGAATTGCTTAACGCTGCCTATACATTGCACCCTGCTTTTGCTGAAGCAGAAATTGTTGAATCTGGTGTTGGGGTTCGTCCCGCTTATCCTGATAACTTCCCTTCTGTATACAAATATGGTAATCATATTTCTATAAATGGATTTTATAGACATGGTTTTCTTTTGTCTCCAGAAATGGCAAAACGCGCGGTGAAATTGGCATTGGAATAA
- the thiC gene encoding phosphomethylpyrimidine synthase ThiC produces MPKNIPSISCSPFPASRKIYQQSPLFSDVRVPLREILLTDRSGEKPLSVYDTSGPYTDKDAIIDLTKGLPAIGSSWLSKRDDTEPYPARPIKPEDNGLTSSPIPAFEKKRSILRAKNGKEITQMAYARAGIITEEMEYVAIRENEGLAIKDQQQAQLNPLGGEIPAIYTAEFVRNEIACGRAIIPQNINHPECEPMIIGRNFRVKINANIGNSAVTSSMAEEVDKMVWAIRWGADTVMDLSTGRNIHNIREWIIRNSPVPIGTVPLYQALEKVQGIAENLTWDIFRDTLIEQAEQGVDYFTIHAGLRLPFIPMTIDRITGIVSRGGSIMAKWCLHHHKESFLYEHFDEICDIASTYDISLSLGDGLRPGSIADANDEAQFAELETLGELTKIAWKKNVQVMIEGPGHVPMHKIKENMEQQLDLCHEAPFYTLGPLTTDIAPGYDHITSAIGAAMIGWFGTAMLCYVTPKEHLGLPDKNDVKTGVITYKIAAHAADLAKGLPRAQLRDNALSRARFDFRWYDQFNLSLDPETACAFHDETMPKDAHKLVHFCSMCGPKFCSMRISHDIRDAASLQKAKGEGMVAMAEKYQESGDLYVEAPQKKRVNS; encoded by the coding sequence GTGCCAAAAAATATTCCATCAATCAGTTGTAGCCCCTTTCCCGCCTCACGCAAAATTTATCAACAGAGTCCTCTTTTTTCTGATGTGCGTGTTCCATTGCGTGAAATTTTATTAACCGATAGGAGTGGTGAAAAACCTTTAAGTGTTTACGATACTTCTGGTCCCTATACCGACAAAGATGCAATCATTGATCTTACAAAAGGTTTACCCGCAATTGGCTCATCTTGGCTCTCTAAGCGTGATGATACTGAACCTTATCCTGCACGCCCAATTAAACCTGAAGATAATGGATTAACGAGCTCTCCTATACCCGCCTTTGAAAAAAAACGATCTATTTTGCGCGCAAAAAATGGCAAAGAAATTACACAAATGGCGTATGCGCGTGCAGGTATTATTACAGAAGAAATGGAATATGTCGCTATACGAGAAAATGAAGGGTTAGCCATAAAAGATCAACAACAAGCACAATTAAATCCATTGGGGGGAGAAATACCAGCAATTTACACTGCGGAATTTGTTCGGAATGAAATTGCCTGTGGGCGTGCTATTATTCCTCAAAATATCAATCATCCAGAATGCGAACCAATGATTATTGGGCGCAATTTTCGTGTTAAAATTAATGCCAATATTGGCAATTCAGCCGTTACATCTTCTATGGCAGAAGAAGTTGATAAAATGGTTTGGGCTATTCGTTGGGGCGCAGATACAGTAATGGATCTCTCGACGGGGAGAAATATTCACAATATCCGTGAGTGGATTATTCGAAATTCTCCTGTACCCATCGGGACTGTTCCTCTTTATCAAGCACTCGAAAAAGTACAAGGTATTGCTGAAAATTTAACCTGGGACATTTTCCGTGATACCCTTATAGAACAAGCAGAACAAGGGGTTGATTATTTTACGATTCATGCTGGCTTAAGGTTACCATTTATTCCGATGACCATTGATCGTATAACGGGTATCGTTTCACGGGGTGGTTCTATTATGGCAAAATGGTGTCTTCATCATCATAAAGAAAGCTTTCTTTATGAACATTTTGATGAAATTTGTGATATTGCGAGCACCTATGATATCTCTCTTTCCTTAGGAGATGGATTACGCCCTGGCTCTATTGCTGATGCTAATGATGAAGCGCAATTTGCTGAACTTGAGACTTTAGGAGAATTGACAAAAATTGCTTGGAAAAAAAATGTGCAGGTTATGATTGAAGGTCCAGGGCATGTTCCAATGCACAAAATTAAAGAAAATATGGAGCAGCAACTCGATCTGTGTCATGAAGCCCCTTTTTATACTTTGGGACCTCTTACTACTGATATTGCTCCTGGTTATGACCATATCACATCCGCTATTGGTGCGGCTATGATTGGATGGTTTGGAACCGCTATGTTGTGCTATGTAACACCTAAAGAACATCTAGGGCTTCCCGATAAAAATGATGTCAAAACTGGAGTCATCACCTATAAAATTGCCGCTCATGCTGCTGATCTTGCAAAAGGTTTGCCCAGAGCACAATTACGCGATAATGCTCTTTCACGTGCACGATTTGACTTTAGATGGTATGATCAATTCAACCTTTCTCTTGATCCAGAAACAGCTTGTGCCTTTCATGATGAAACAATGCCTAAAGATGCCCATAAATTGGTGCATTTTTGTTCCATGTGTGGACCAAAGTTCTGTTCTATGCGTATTTCTCATGATATTCGTGATGCTGCATCACTCCAAAAGGCAAAAGGTGAAGGTATGGTCGCTATGGCTGAAAAATATCAAGAAAGCGGTGACCTTTATGTCGAAGCACCTCAAAAAAAGAGAGTTAACAGTTGA